A single region of the Candidatus Zymogenaceae bacterium genome encodes:
- a CDS encoding 4Fe-4S dicluster domain-containing protein gives MKKKEMVKLVDLTKCTGCRSCQVACKNWNQQPAAQTENVGSHQNPQDLQHNTWTLIRFHEGTDANGDMYWDFRKDGCFHCSDASCVRVCPTGALSYGEMGAVRLNQELCIGCQYCTIACPFSIPRYDKVTNKTYKCTLCEDRITNDLPPACVKACPTGCLSFGPKEDMIAAGEQRVIALKEMGHENASLYGKEYVNGTHVMYVLTKPEKEYAELTVKPNVPVAVRLWRGVAKPLGLLSIGAVVGASLLHYFIKGSKAPKEEEGGE, from the coding sequence ATGAAGAAGAAAGAAATGGTCAAATTGGTTGACCTTACGAAATGTACCGGTTGCCGCTCATGCCAGGTCGCCTGTAAGAACTGGAACCAGCAGCCGGCGGCTCAGACCGAAAATGTCGGGAGTCACCAGAATCCTCAGGACCTCCAGCACAACACATGGACGCTCATTCGCTTCCATGAGGGGACCGATGCAAATGGAGATATGTACTGGGATTTCAGGAAGGACGGCTGCTTCCACTGCTCCGACGCCTCATGCGTCCGCGTGTGCCCCACGGGGGCCCTCAGCTACGGGGAGATGGGGGCGGTCCGCCTCAACCAGGAGCTGTGCATCGGGTGTCAGTACTGCACCATCGCCTGCCCGTTCAGCATCCCGAGATACGACAAGGTTACCAACAAAACCTACAAGTGCACCCTGTGCGAGGATCGCATAACCAACGACCTGCCCCCCGCGTGCGTCAAGGCCTGCCCCACCGGCTGCCTGTCCTTCGGTCCCAAGGAGGACATGATCGCGGCCGGCGAACAGCGGGTGATTGCGCTCAAGGAAATGGGGCATGAGAACGCGTCTCTCTACGGCAAGGAGTATGTGAACGGCACCCATGTCATGTACGTGCTCACGAAGCCGGAAAAGGAATATGCGGAACTGACGGTCAAGCCGAACGTCCCGGTTGCGGTCAGGCTGTGGCGGGGTGTGGCAAAGCCGCTGGGCCTCCTCTCGATCGGTGCGGTCGTCGGCGCGTCGCTGCTCCACTATTTCATCAAGGGTTCCAAGGCGCCCAAGGAAGAAGAGGGAGGTGAATAA
- a CDS encoding formate dehydrogenase accessory sulfurtransferase FdhD, whose product MSQRDGGGGGPPFGQDTIDEKIAAETIERYVGTRLSREASDVIVEGRLVITARGSRMVSLTASPGAWDELALGFLFFHGVRVSPANVLSVSIIDEGRGAVVDVGAPPEAIRRALGDSVGFTMTDDHRTVVDIPPEKAGCAGSGVMTPERIFSLMRLMEAHSDVHDRTHGSHIALLVDGEEAVAARSDISRRNAIDKVAGFALINSIPTDGMTLITSGRVASDIVARARLLGVSALISRSAATDRGVQAARDAGLMLVGMVRDGSFLVYSGLGRVGANPKSR is encoded by the coding sequence ATGTCACAACGCGACGGAGGGGGCGGGGGACCGCCCTTCGGACAGGATACCATAGACGAGAAGATCGCCGCGGAGACGATCGAGCGATATGTCGGCACACGTCTTTCCCGGGAAGCTTCGGACGTCATCGTCGAGGGGCGCCTGGTGATCACGGCGCGCGGAAGCCGAATGGTGAGCCTCACCGCGTCCCCCGGCGCGTGGGACGAGCTGGCGCTGGGATTTTTGTTTTTCCACGGCGTCCGTGTCTCCCCGGCGAATGTGCTCTCCGTCTCCATCATCGACGAAGGGCGCGGGGCGGTTGTGGATGTCGGCGCCCCGCCGGAGGCGATCCGGAGGGCCCTGGGGGATTCTGTGGGTTTCACCATGACCGACGATCATCGGACCGTCGTGGATATCCCCCCGGAAAAGGCCGGGTGCGCCGGGAGCGGCGTGATGACGCCGGAGCGGATATTTTCCTTGATGCGGCTCATGGAGGCGCACTCGGATGTGCACGATCGGACCCACGGCAGCCACATCGCGCTGCTTGTGGACGGGGAGGAAGCGGTGGCGGCACGGAGCGACATCAGCCGAAGGAACGCCATCGACAAGGTGGCGGGATTCGCCCTCATCAACAGTATCCCCACCGACGGGATGACGCTGATCACCTCCGGCAGGGTGGCGTCGGACATCGTGGCCAGGGCGCGTCTTCTGGGGGTTTCCGCGCTGATCTCCCGCTCCGCCGCCACGGACCGGGGCGTCCAGGCGGCACGGGACGCGGGGCTGATGCTCGTGGGCATGGTCAGGGACGGGTCGTTTCTGGTCTATAGCGGCCTGGGACGGGTGGGTGCGAATCCTAAATCTCGTTGA
- a CDS encoding ATP-binding protein, translated as MKLEKLIISNFRAFNGTHEISFNDLTVFIGKNDIGKSSILDALEIFFNSGKIDSSDISIHPSPKDNTTSSIGCVFSKLPEEIILDANAKTSLKEEYILNKDGFLEIHKSFNFSSAKNPKAKIIAKAYHPTEETFKVLLHKKNADLKKLAEEKDIPSNVDKRSNVELRKFLWSTIDDLKFDNEDIDLEKEDARKLWDQISKKLPLFALFKTDRPSTDEDSEVQDPMKLAVKQVISEIENELETIKERIKEETLDVATRTVEKLKEIDSTLAEELKPTFKEEPKWSNIFKLSLTDENQIPINKRGSGVRRLILISFLQAEAERKRSSENKDNLILAIEEPETSQHPDNQKLLIEALEQLSQKEGYQIITTTHVPALAGLVPIRSIRYIEKAPDNIRQIQTGTDDTVLEKVSNSLGVLADRRVKAIICVEGPSDVKYLKCFSKILNKKDNETPNLENTNEVVFIPMGGRTLQDWVNDKYLKPFGLPMYYIFDRGDENKYEEQANNINSDQDKSIAYITNEREIENYLHSSAIEKAIGVRIEITDTNKVAEELAKHIHCSAPNAKEWKNLSPEEIKKKTTRCKKRLCNEVLPFITLKMIEERNAIEEISMWLEPLK; from the coding sequence ATGAAGTTAGAAAAGTTGATAATATCAAATTTCAGAGCTTTTAACGGTACTCACGAAATTTCATTCAATGACTTAACGGTATTCATTGGAAAGAATGATATAGGAAAATCTTCAATTCTGGATGCTCTCGAAATTTTTTTCAATTCAGGTAAAATTGATTCCTCTGATATTAGTATTCACCCAAGTCCAAAAGATAATACTACCAGTAGCATCGGATGTGTTTTTTCTAAACTACCAGAAGAAATTATCCTTGATGCGAATGCAAAAACATCTTTGAAAGAGGAATATATACTAAATAAAGATGGTTTTTTAGAGATACATAAATCTTTTAATTTTTCCTCTGCAAAAAATCCAAAAGCTAAAATAATTGCAAAGGCTTACCATCCAACAGAAGAAACCTTTAAAGTATTATTGCATAAAAAGAACGCTGATTTAAAAAAACTGGCAGAAGAAAAAGATATTCCAAGCAACGTAGACAAGAGATCAAATGTTGAGCTAAGAAAATTCCTTTGGAGTACTATCGACGATTTAAAATTTGACAATGAAGACATCGATCTAGAAAAAGAAGATGCAAGAAAATTATGGGATCAAATTTCGAAAAAACTCCCTCTATTTGCACTATTCAAAACAGATCGGCCAAGCACAGATGAAGATTCTGAAGTACAAGACCCCATGAAACTTGCTGTAAAGCAGGTAATAAGTGAAATTGAAAATGAATTAGAAACCATCAAAGAAAGAATTAAAGAAGAAACTCTTGATGTCGCAACAAGAACGGTTGAAAAACTTAAAGAAATAGATAGCACTCTTGCAGAAGAACTTAAACCAACTTTTAAAGAAGAACCAAAGTGGAGTAATATTTTCAAACTTTCACTAACTGATGAAAATCAGATACCTATTAACAAGAGAGGGAGCGGTGTAAGACGACTTATCCTTATAAGCTTTCTACAAGCAGAGGCTGAAAGAAAACGATCTTCTGAGAATAAAGATAATCTTATTCTTGCTATAGAAGAACCAGAAACTTCACAACACCCAGACAATCAGAAACTATTAATCGAGGCACTTGAACAACTATCACAAAAGGAAGGTTATCAAATAATAACAACAACACATGTACCTGCATTGGCAGGATTAGTGCCTATAAGAAGTATACGGTATATCGAAAAGGCACCAGATAATATAAGACAAATTCAAACAGGTACAGATGACACTGTATTGGAAAAAGTATCTAATAGTCTCGGTGTTCTGGCAGATAGGAGAGTTAAAGCCATAATTTGTGTTGAAGGTCCCTCAGATGTTAAATATCTAAAGTGTTTTTCAAAAATTCTTAACAAAAAAGATAACGAAACACCAAACCTAGAGAATACGAATGAAGTTGTGTTCATTCCTATGGGTGGCCGAACTTTACAAGATTGGGTAAACGATAAATATCTTAAACCTTTCGGTCTACCTATGTATTATATTTTTGACAGAGGAGATGAGAATAAGTATGAGGAACAAGCGAATAACATCAATAGTGACCAAGATAAATCAATAGCATACATAACTAATGAAAGAGAAATCGAAAACTACTTACATTCATCTGCTATTGAAAAAGCGATTGGAGTTCGAATAGAAATAACTGATACCAATAAAGTAGCTGAGGAACTCGCAAAACATATTCACTGTAGTGCCCCCAACGCCAAAGAATGGAAAAATTTATCTCCGGAGGAGATAAAGAAAAAAACTACCAGATGTAAAAAGAGATTATGCAATGAAGTATTACCATTTATCACATTAAAAATGATTGAAGAAAGAAATGCTATCGAAGAAATTAGTATGTGGCTTGAACCATTAAAATGA
- a CDS encoding formate dehydrogenase accessory protein FdhE, translating into MDTLQKELTAIQRAKEEHRELIDVLDLLENLVETSRDDSIIASTPEAPPAGSSDFALRLSDGFPIADEKTVPLSIKDAHARFDRVVGVLTVRNPEAGSRIVEALRDPQRFQSLLDTAFPGEIGLLDPKGDSEPLILLAAHETLRPAFDVLWNIARTDYADALSGWSELFCPICGARPNLSFIEEEENRSLLFCSRCPAHWSFSRVTCPFCGETDHRNLRYFQVEDDNSHRVYVCDTCSHYIKAALGESGRHIHARLLDLLTLRLDAVARREGYTRDTLDLLGILLLDIPESEGA; encoded by the coding sequence GTGGATACACTGCAAAAAGAACTGACCGCCATTCAACGGGCCAAGGAAGAACACCGGGAGCTCATCGACGTCCTGGATCTCCTTGAAAACCTCGTCGAGACGTCACGGGACGATTCGATCATCGCCTCAACCCCGGAAGCCCCCCCCGCCGGATCAAGCGACTTCGCCCTCCGCCTGTCGGACGGATTCCCGATAGCGGATGAAAAAACCGTCCCCCTCTCCATCAAAGACGCCCACGCCCGATTCGACCGCGTGGTGGGTGTCCTCACCGTTCGAAATCCCGAGGCGGGATCGCGGATTGTCGAGGCGCTCCGTGATCCGCAGCGATTCCAATCCCTCCTTGATACGGCGTTTCCAGGCGAGATCGGATTGCTTGATCCAAAGGGTGACTCCGAGCCGCTCATTCTTCTGGCGGCACACGAAACGCTGCGCCCCGCATTCGATGTCCTCTGGAATATCGCCCGCACAGACTACGCGGACGCCCTGTCGGGCTGGAGCGAACTGTTCTGCCCGATATGCGGCGCAAGGCCGAACCTCTCCTTCATCGAAGAGGAGGAAAACAGGTCCCTCTTATTCTGCAGCCGGTGCCCCGCACACTGGAGCTTCTCCAGAGTCACCTGCCCGTTCTGTGGAGAAACCGACCACCGGAACCTTCGCTATTTCCAGGTCGAGGACGATAACTCCCACCGGGTGTATGTCTGTGACACCTGCTCTCACTATATAAAAGCCGCTCTGGGAGAATCGGGCCGGCATATACACGCGCGCCTTCTGGACCTGTTAACGCTCCGTCTCGACGCCGTGGCGCGTCGGGAGGGGTACACGCGGGACACGCTGGATCTCCTGGGGATTCTTCTCTTGGATATACCGGAGTCGGAAGGCGCTTGA
- a CDS encoding formate dehydrogenase subunit gamma, with amino-acid sequence MATAKDKTIIASTAYERIVHWFLAIPCLLLVLTGVILAFRSFEPLAIIFGGYKSVVIIHRACGVIFTIALFLGIQIWYKYAGYLDKSDIQWLMNAGGYLWKADIPKPYKYNAGQKLFFLTVAGYGVVMVITGFLLFFKGSLNPTLMSWVVAFHALGVMIIGGFAMVHIYLGTIGTEGSLYVMTDGKVSKAWAKTHMPGYYKEKIEGKKD; translated from the coding sequence ATGGCTACGGCAAAGGACAAAACCATCATCGCGTCAACGGCGTATGAACGGATCGTCCATTGGTTTCTGGCGATTCCCTGCCTCCTGCTGGTGCTCACCGGGGTCATCCTGGCCTTTCGGTCCTTCGAACCGCTGGCGATCATCTTCGGCGGATATAAAAGCGTTGTGATCATCCACCGCGCGTGCGGGGTGATTTTCACAATAGCGCTGTTCCTGGGCATCCAGATCTGGTATAAGTACGCCGGATACCTTGACAAATCGGACATCCAATGGCTGATGAACGCCGGCGGATATCTGTGGAAGGCCGACATCCCCAAGCCCTACAAGTACAACGCGGGACAGAAGCTCTTTTTCCTGACCGTTGCGGGTTATGGAGTCGTGATGGTCATCACCGGATTCCTCCTCTTTTTCAAGGGGAGCCTCAACCCGACTTTGATGAGCTGGGTCGTCGCCTTTCACGCCCTCGGCGTGATGATTATCGGCGGCTTTGCCATGGTGCACATCTACCTGGGCACCATCGGTACCGAGGGCAGTCTGTACGTGATGACCGACGGCAAGGTCTCGAAGGCGTGGGCGAAAACCCACATGCCCGGCTACTACAAGGAAAAAATTGAGGGGAAGAAAGACTGA
- the lexA gene encoding transcriptional repressor LexA yields the protein MVERLTDRQQEALDFIRAYTEDRGYPPTMRELADGLGLSGPKGAKEYMDILERKGYIRREPESSRALTIIDGGRGEGDAGPGLFSRLEGIPVVGRVAAGMPITAVENIEGYFTLAGRRTDDLFMLRVSGDSMIEAHIAPGDMVLVNPLSRVENGDIVVALLDGEATVKRYKTSHRPGPEGSGVVLYPENRTMQPIFVDGGMDFSIVGKVVGVVRDMEGDLVMPE from the coding sequence ATGGTCGAGCGACTCACCGACAGGCAGCAGGAGGCCCTGGATTTCATCCGGGCGTACACCGAAGACCGGGGCTACCCCCCCACGATGCGGGAGCTGGCCGACGGCCTGGGCCTTTCCGGCCCCAAGGGCGCCAAGGAATACATGGATATCCTGGAGCGCAAGGGATACATCCGGCGGGAGCCGGAGAGCTCCCGGGCGCTGACGATTATCGACGGCGGCCGGGGGGAGGGGGACGCCGGGCCGGGTCTCTTCTCCCGCCTGGAGGGGATCCCGGTGGTCGGGCGGGTGGCGGCGGGGATGCCCATCACCGCCGTGGAGAATATCGAGGGCTATTTCACCCTGGCCGGCAGGCGCACCGACGACCTGTTCATGCTCCGGGTCTCGGGAGACAGCATGATCGAGGCCCACATCGCGCCGGGGGACATGGTGCTGGTCAATCCCCTGTCCCGGGTGGAAAACGGGGACATCGTGGTGGCCCTGCTCGACGGCGAGGCCACCGTCAAGCGATACAAGACCAGCCACCGCCCGGGGCCCGAGGGGTCCGGGGTGGTGCTCTACCCGGAAAACCGAACCATGCAGCCCATCTTCGTGGACGGCGGGATGGATTTTTCCATCGTCGGCAAAGTGGTGGGCGTGGTGCGGGACATGGAGGGGGATCTGGTGATGCCCGAATAG
- a CDS encoding trypsin-like peptidase domain-containing protein gives MNTQNHKQRLSPAALAALAEQKQKQQESKTRFRNMILGTLLALFLLLVIAPGIVPPLFSVLKSTLWGLPKSDYARNSFWIDQEQVLDLYRGIHPVYTTDAMGSGIVFEYHRNLFVLTANHVDSHMTGDMFLLHQGKVVPLKVVRRYPSYDLLLLHLMSFYDVEHTTSFEFGPTPDEMNFFIYYMGYGGDGHPKLIGAQISEPDADVILTDENAFIIVANDIFMPGNSGGPVFALDLRDDMLKCVGLVVGMNTLVQNIGVATTIPPSLIRDMDVFLLTHPFRNYF, from the coding sequence ATGAATACACAGAATCACAAACAGCGGCTCTCACCGGCCGCCCTGGCCGCCCTGGCGGAGCAGAAACAGAAACAGCAGGAATCGAAGACGCGCTTCCGGAATATGATTCTGGGCACGCTGCTTGCGCTTTTTCTGTTGCTGGTGATCGCCCCGGGGATAGTCCCGCCCCTGTTTTCGGTTTTGAAATCCACGCTCTGGGGATTGCCCAAAAGCGATTACGCCCGGAACAGCTTTTGGATCGACCAGGAGCAGGTGTTGGATCTGTATCGGGGCATTCACCCGGTCTATACAACCGATGCCATGGGGAGCGGCATCGTCTTTGAGTATCATCGGAATCTCTTCGTCCTGACGGCCAATCACGTGGACTCGCACATGACCGGGGATATGTTTCTCCTTCATCAGGGGAAAGTTGTCCCGTTGAAGGTGGTCAGGCGCTATCCCAGCTACGACCTTCTCCTGCTGCACCTGATGTCCTTTTATGACGTGGAACATACCACGTCCTTCGAATTCGGGCCGACGCCCGATGAGATGAACTTCTTCATTTATTATATGGGCTACGGAGGCGACGGACACCCGAAGCTCATCGGCGCCCAGATATCCGAGCCGGACGCGGACGTGATCCTCACCGACGAAAACGCCTTTATTATCGTCGCCAACGATATCTTCATGCCCGGAAACTCCGGCGGTCCGGTCTTCGCCCTGGACCTTCGGGACGACATGCTCAAGTGCGTGGGCCTGGTGGTGGGGATGAACACACTCGTCCAGAATATCGGCGTGGCCACCACCATCCCCCCGTCTCTCATCCGGGACATGGACGTATTTCTGTTAACCCACCCGTTCAGGAATTATTTCTGA
- the fdnG gene encoding formate dehydrogenase-N subunit alpha, which translates to MDVTRRAFLKLSGATALGTGLGLNITNAYAQALPLKIQYARESTTICPYCAVGCGIIVHTKNGRVVNTEGDPDHPINEGALCSKGGSLYQMAVNDARLKVPLYRAPGSDKWEEKSWEWMIEQIAKRVVKTREETFTLTNDQGKTVNRTLGIASMGSAAMDNEECYVYQKFLRGLGLVYVEHQARIUHSATVAALAESFGRGAMTNHWIDLKNSDCILIMGSNAAENHPISFKWVQRAIENGATLINVDPRFTRTSAKAHIYAPLRSGSDIAFLGGMIKYIIDSNLYFKEYLAEYTNASFILNPDFKLPAENNGVFSGLTETPTGGKYDKSTWAFVKDGRGVPVRDKTLSDPMCVFQLLKKEFDRYTIETVSRVTGTPEDKLKTVYETYAQTGTPDKSGTIMYAMGWTQHTVGVQNIRTMSIIQLLLGNMGMAGGGVNALRGESNVQGSTDHALLYHILPGYLSTPHTGWPTLDDYKKTTVASVSTKDPLSASWWTNYPKYIVSLLRAFYGLNATPEEGYLYLPKLDPGVNYSWLKIWDEVYKENIKGVFAWGQNPACSGAHSNKVRQGLAKLDWLVNVNIFDNETGSFWRGPGMKPADINTEVFMLPCAGSVEKEGSITNSGRWMQWRYKAVEPPGSAKPDGDIISELYFKIKEVMEEEGSVFKDAFTKLTWDYGPKDFFGKMTAFDTHYAAKEINGFFLEDKVINGVLYSKGDLVPSFGSLQDDGSTCSGNWLYCQSYNASGNNAARRNNKDESGIGLHSEWAWCWPVNRRIIYNRASVDLFGAPWAPQKPVIKWNGAKWLGDVPDGGWAPIYKENGSVNSASKLPFIMKPDGVASIFGPGRADGPFPTHYEPTECPVEKNLINPDQLLNPTVYRFDKEDVGSDLDTFAGVCDPNYPIIGTTYRVSEHWQTGIMTRWQPWLAEMQPANFVEMSEQLADLKGIKNGEKVRVTSARGSVDAVAIVTARFKPFLVDGNTIHQVGMPWHYGWRTAKNGQNSDPLNAKPDVFTYGDSANLLTPSIGDPNTMIPETKTFLVNIEKLKGGGE; encoded by the coding sequence ATGGACGTAACCAGACGTGCATTTCTCAAGCTCTCGGGCGCCACTGCTTTGGGTACGGGATTAGGCCTGAATATAACCAACGCGTATGCCCAGGCCCTGCCCCTGAAAATCCAGTACGCCCGTGAGTCAACCACTATTTGCCCATACTGCGCGGTGGGTTGCGGTATTATTGTACACACCAAGAACGGCAGAGTTGTCAATACCGAAGGCGACCCGGATCATCCCATCAACGAGGGCGCCCTCTGCTCCAAGGGGGGCTCGCTCTACCAGATGGCGGTGAACGACGCCCGCCTGAAAGTACCCCTGTACCGCGCACCCGGCAGCGACAAGTGGGAAGAAAAATCCTGGGAATGGATGATCGAACAGATCGCCAAGCGGGTGGTGAAAACCCGCGAGGAGACCTTTACCCTCACCAATGACCAGGGCAAGACAGTCAACCGCACACTCGGAATCGCTTCAATGGGAAGCGCCGCCATGGACAACGAGGAGTGCTATGTGTATCAAAAATTTCTGCGCGGGTTGGGCCTGGTGTATGTCGAGCACCAGGCACGTATCTGACACAGCGCAACGGTAGCGGCTCTGGCAGAGTCGTTTGGACGCGGCGCGATGACAAATCACTGGATAGACCTCAAAAACAGTGATTGCATCTTAATAATGGGCAGCAATGCTGCAGAAAATCACCCCATTTCTTTCAAGTGGGTACAGCGCGCAATTGAAAACGGCGCAACCCTCATCAACGTGGACCCGAGGTTCACCCGTACGTCGGCCAAGGCGCATATATATGCACCTCTGCGGTCAGGATCGGACATTGCATTTCTGGGCGGCATGATAAAATACATCATTGACAGCAATCTATACTTCAAAGAATATCTTGCCGAGTACACCAACGCGTCATTCATCCTTAACCCGGATTTCAAGCTCCCCGCGGAAAACAACGGCGTTTTCTCCGGGCTCACCGAGACCCCCACCGGCGGCAAATACGACAAGTCGACATGGGCGTTCGTCAAGGACGGCAGGGGCGTCCCGGTTCGGGACAAGACCCTCTCCGATCCGATGTGTGTCTTTCAGCTGTTGAAAAAGGAATTTGACCGCTACACCATCGAAACGGTTTCGAGGGTAACCGGCACCCCGGAAGACAAGCTGAAGACCGTATACGAAACATACGCACAGACCGGGACCCCGGATAAGTCCGGCACCATCATGTACGCCATGGGCTGGACCCAGCACACGGTGGGCGTGCAGAACATCAGGACCATGTCCATCATCCAGCTGCTTCTGGGTAACATGGGCATGGCCGGCGGCGGTGTGAACGCCCTCAGGGGCGAGTCCAACGTGCAGGGGTCTACAGACCATGCCCTGCTGTATCACATCCTCCCCGGCTACCTTTCCACCCCCCATACCGGATGGCCGACCCTGGACGACTACAAGAAGACCACTGTCGCCTCCGTCTCCACAAAGGACCCCCTCAGCGCCAGCTGGTGGACCAACTATCCCAAGTATATTGTCAGCCTCCTTCGGGCCTTCTACGGCCTGAACGCGACGCCGGAGGAAGGGTATCTCTACCTTCCCAAGCTGGACCCCGGCGTCAACTATTCGTGGCTGAAGATATGGGACGAGGTCTACAAGGAAAACATCAAGGGTGTGTTCGCGTGGGGCCAAAACCCGGCATGTTCCGGCGCACACTCCAACAAGGTGCGTCAGGGACTCGCCAAGCTGGATTGGCTGGTCAACGTCAACATCTTCGACAACGAAACCGGCTCCTTCTGGCGGGGCCCGGGCATGAAACCTGCGGACATCAACACCGAGGTGTTCATGCTCCCCTGCGCGGGATCGGTCGAGAAGGAAGGCAGCATCACCAACTCCGGCCGATGGATGCAGTGGCGCTACAAGGCAGTTGAGCCGCCCGGATCGGCAAAACCCGACGGCGACATCATCAGCGAGCTGTATTTCAAGATCAAAGAAGTCATGGAGGAAGAGGGGTCCGTTTTCAAGGATGCCTTCACAAAACTGACCTGGGACTATGGCCCAAAGGATTTCTTCGGCAAAATGACGGCGTTTGACACTCATTACGCCGCCAAGGAGATCAACGGCTTCTTCCTGGAAGACAAAGTCATCAACGGCGTATTGTATTCCAAGGGAGATTTGGTCCCGTCGTTCGGCTCCCTCCAGGATGACGGCTCCACGTGCAGCGGGAACTGGCTGTACTGCCAGTCCTATAACGCCTCCGGCAACAACGCCGCACGTCGTAACAACAAGGATGAGTCCGGCATCGGCCTCCATTCGGAATGGGCCTGGTGCTGGCCGGTCAACCGGCGCATCATCTACAACAGGGCGTCGGTGGACCTCTTCGGCGCACCCTGGGCGCCTCAAAAGCCCGTCATCAAGTGGAACGGCGCCAAGTGGCTGGGAGACGTCCCCGACGGCGGCTGGGCCCCGATCTACAAGGAAAACGGCTCCGTGAATTCCGCCTCCAAGCTTCCGTTTATCATGAAGCCCGACGGCGTCGCGTCGATTTTCGGTCCCGGCAGGGCCGATGGACCGTTCCCGACCCACTACGAACCCACGGAATGCCCGGTAGAGAAAAACCTGATCAATCCGGATCAACTTCTCAACCCGACGGTATACCGGTTCGATAAGGAAGACGTCGGAAGCGACCTGGACACGTTTGCGGGGGTATGCGACCCGAACTATCCGATCATCGGCACCACGTATCGCGTCAGCGAGCACTGGCAGACGGGTATCATGACCCGCTGGCAGCCGTGGCTGGCGGAGATGCAGCCTGCGAATTTCGTGGAAATGAGCGAGCAGCTGGCCGATCTCAAGGGTATCAAGAACGGTGAGAAGGTGCGTGTCACCTCCGCCCGGGGCTCCGTGGACGCGGTGGCCATTGTCACCGCCAGATTCAAGCCATTTCTCGTGGACGGCAATACGATACATCAGGTGGGAATGCCCTGGCATTACGGCTGGAGGACCGCCAAAAACGGTCAGAACAGTGACCCCCTGAACGCAAAACCGGACGTGTTCACCTACGGTGACTCCGCAAATCTTCTGACCCCCTCCATCGGCGACCCGAACACCATGATTCCGGAGACAAAAACCTTCCTTGTCAACATTGAAAAACTGAAGGGAGGTGGGGAATAA